A DNA window from Ornithinimicrobium humiphilum contains the following coding sequences:
- a CDS encoding DUF3037 domain-containing protein, with translation MTVDYQYVVLRLVPRVEREEFINVGVVLYSQEAEFLRGAFALDDDRALALDPDLDLEAVRSALETVCRVAGGEHSPSTPRLDRLGPRFGWLSAPRSTIVQPGPIHGGTTEDPAATLEHLVQVLVRR, from the coding sequence ATGACCGTCGACTACCAGTACGTCGTGCTGCGGCTCGTGCCCCGTGTGGAGCGCGAGGAGTTCATCAACGTGGGCGTGGTGCTCTACAGCCAAGAGGCGGAGTTCCTCCGGGGCGCCTTCGCGCTGGACGACGACCGCGCGCTGGCGCTCGACCCGGACCTGGACCTTGAGGCGGTGCGCTCCGCGCTGGAGACGGTATGCCGTGTCGCCGGTGGCGAGCACTCGCCCAGCACCCCGCGGCTGGACCGGCTGGGGCCGAGGTTTGGGTGGCTGAGCGCCCCGCGCAGCACGATCGTGCAGCCCGGGCCGATCCACGGCGGCACGACGGAGGACCCGGCGGCGACGCTGGAGCACCTCGTGCAGGTGCTGGTCAGGCGCTGA
- a CDS encoding HipA family kinase, which produces MLDHVTAVRYVTPLREGGSMPGLVEGADLGTYVVKFRGAGQGLKVLVAEVVVGELARALGLPVPRLVTIDLPPAMARYEADEEVQDLLNASPGTNLGVDLLPGALGYDGSRPPDAALASRILWLDAFTANVDRTWSNPNLLTWHRRTWLIDHGAALYFHHSWPSRAPDAGRFAAQPFRVGADDHVLGGLATDLPGAHAELAPRIDADLVAGVLDQVPEEWLETTDHLPDAAAVRTAYLEHLLARVRTPDVWLPGGAA; this is translated from the coding sequence GTGCTCGACCACGTCACCGCCGTCCGCTACGTCACGCCCCTGCGCGAGGGCGGCTCGATGCCCGGGCTGGTGGAGGGCGCGGACCTCGGGACCTACGTGGTGAAGTTCCGCGGCGCCGGGCAGGGCCTGAAGGTCCTCGTCGCCGAGGTCGTCGTCGGCGAGCTGGCGCGGGCGCTGGGCCTGCCGGTCCCCCGCCTGGTGACGATCGACCTGCCGCCGGCGATGGCACGCTACGAGGCCGACGAGGAGGTGCAGGACCTGCTCAACGCCTCGCCCGGCACCAACCTGGGCGTCGACCTGCTGCCGGGCGCGCTGGGCTACGACGGGTCGCGGCCGCCGGACGCGGCGCTGGCCTCGCGGATCCTGTGGCTGGACGCGTTCACCGCCAACGTCGACCGCACGTGGTCCAACCCCAACCTGCTGACCTGGCACCGGCGGACCTGGCTCATCGACCACGGGGCAGCGCTGTACTTCCACCACTCCTGGCCCAGCCGCGCGCCGGACGCAGGGCGTTTCGCCGCGCAGCCCTTCCGGGTGGGCGCCGACGACCACGTCCTCGGCGGCCTCGCGACGGACCTGCCGGGCGCCCACGCAGAGCTGGCGCCCCGCATCGACGCCGACCTGGTCGCGGGCGTGCTCGACCAGGTGCCCGAGGAGTGGCTGGAGACCACCGACCACCTGCCGGACGCGGCCGCCGTGCGCACGGCATACCTCGAGCATCTGCTGGCCCGCGTGCGGACGCCAGACGTCTGGCTCCCGGGAGGTGCCGCATGA
- a CDS encoding SigE family RNA polymerase sigma factor — protein sequence MRSAHEQEFAAFFDDASPRLLSAAWLLTGEQHAAEDLAQEALARTYARWAKVRTGNPLAFARRVMANLHTDRWRKHRREVLTEDPPETSLVTDPQTVDLVRALRGLSPRERECVVLRHYLDLSEKQTAETLGIGVGSVKSYTMHGLRGLRAQLLEGEQTHV from the coding sequence ATGCGGTCGGCGCACGAGCAGGAGTTCGCGGCGTTCTTCGATGACGCCTCGCCCCGCCTGCTGAGCGCTGCCTGGTTGCTCACCGGCGAGCAGCACGCCGCCGAGGACCTGGCCCAGGAGGCGCTGGCACGGACCTATGCACGGTGGGCCAAGGTCCGGACCGGTAACCCGCTGGCCTTCGCACGCCGGGTGATGGCCAACCTGCACACCGACCGCTGGCGCAAGCACCGGCGCGAGGTGCTCACGGAGGACCCGCCGGAGACGTCGCTGGTCACCGACCCGCAGACGGTCGACCTCGTCCGGGCGCTGCGGGGGCTGAGCCCGCGCGAGCGGGAGTGCGTGGTGCTGCGGCACTACCTCGACCTGTCCGAGAAACAGACGGCCGAGACGCTCGGCATCGGGGTGGGCAGCGTCAAGAGCTACACGATGCACGGGCTGCGGGGTCTGCGCGCCCAGCTGCTGGAAGGAGAGCAGACGCATGTCTGA
- a CDS encoding SigE family RNA polymerase sigma factor, whose product MGSSEDDGAYVEFVDASRSTLLAYAWLLTGEPHAAEDLVQETFVRVYVRWRKVRGGQPLAYARRVLSNLHTDRWRSRRREVLRDEVPETAYTSDPMTTDLVRALQALSPRERECVVLRHHLDLSEKDTAATLWISVGSVKSYPSKGLAGLRPLLADRIEEERHV is encoded by the coding sequence GTGGGCAGCAGCGAGGACGACGGGGCGTACGTCGAGTTCGTCGACGCGTCACGCTCGACCCTCCTGGCCTACGCCTGGCTGCTGACCGGGGAGCCGCACGCCGCGGAGGACCTCGTGCAGGAGACGTTCGTGCGGGTCTACGTCCGCTGGCGCAAGGTCCGGGGCGGCCAGCCGCTGGCCTACGCCCGCCGCGTGCTGTCCAACCTGCACACCGACCGGTGGCGGTCGCGACGGCGGGAGGTGCTGCGCGACGAGGTGCCGGAGACGGCATACACCTCCGACCCGATGACCACCGACCTCGTCCGCGCCCTGCAGGCGCTGTCGCCGCGCGAGCGCGAGTGCGTGGTGCTGCGCCACCACCTGGACCTGTCCGAGAAGGACACCGCCGCGACGCTGTGGATCAGCGTCGGGTCGGTGAAGAGCTACCCGTCCAAGGGTCTTGCGGGTCTGCGCCCGCTGCTCGCCGACAGGATCGAGGAGGAGCGCCATGTCTGA